A region from the Lepidochelys kempii isolate rLepKem1 chromosome 16, rLepKem1.hap2, whole genome shotgun sequence genome encodes:
- the PRDM12 gene encoding PR domain zinc finger protein 12: protein MMGSVLPAEALVLKTGLKPQGLSLAEVITSDILHSFLYGRWRNVLGEQLLEEKNSHSNPKTAFTAEVLAQSFSGEVQKLSSLVLPSEVIIAQSSIPGEGLGIFSKTWIKAGTEMGPFTGRVISPEHVDLCKNNNLMWEVFNEDGTVRYFIDASQEDHRSWMTYIKCARNEQEQNLEVIQIGNSIFYKAIEMIPPDQELLVWYGNSHNTFLGIPGVPGLEEEQKKNKHEDFHTVETGASTAGRMRCVICHRGFNSRSNLRSHMRIHTLDKPFVCRFCNRRFSQSSTLRNHVRLHTGERPYKCQVCQSAYSQLAGLRAHQKSARHRPPNASLQSHSPALPGPHPASLAHHIPTMVL, encoded by the exons ATGATGGGCTCCGTGCTCCCCGCGGAGGCGCTGGTTCTCAAGACGGGGCTGAAGCCGCAGGGGCTGTCCTTGGCGGAGGTGATCACGTCGGACATCCTCCACAGCTTTCTCTACGGCCGGTGGAGGAACGTGCTGGGGGAGCAGCTCTTGGAGGAGAAGAACAGCCACAGTAACCCCAAAACGGCCTTCACGGCGGAGGTGCTGGCTCAGTCCTTCTCGGGGG AGGTGCAGAAGTTATCCAGCCTGGTCCTGCCCTCAGAAGTGATCATCGCCCAGAGCTCCATCCCGGGGGAAGGGCTGGGCATCTTCTCCAAGACCTGGATCAAAGCTGGCACCGAGATGGGGCCTTTCACCGGCAGAGTCATCTCGCCGGAGCACGTGGATCTGTGCAAGAACAACAATCTCATGTGGGAG GTCTTCAATGAAGATGGCACTGTCCGCTACTTCATCGATGCCAGCCAAGAAGACCACCGTAGCTGGATGACCTACATCAAGTGTGCCAGGAACGAGCAGGAGCAGAACTTGGAAGTGATCCAGATAGGAAACAGCATATTCTACAAGGCCATTGAG ATGATTCCACCAGACCAAGAGCTGCTGGTCTGGTACGGGAACTCCCACAACACCTTCCTGGGGATCCCAGGCGTGCCGGGCTTGGAGGAGGAGCAGAAGAAAAACAAGCACG AGGACTTCCACACGGTGGAGACCGGCGCGAGCACGGCCGGCCGCATGCGGTGCGTGATCTGCCACCGCGGCTTCAACTCCCGCAGCAACCTGCGCTCCCACATGCGCATCCACACCCTGGACAAGCCCTTTGTCTGCCGCTTCTGCAACCGCCGCTTCAGCCAGTCCTCCACACTCCGCAACCACGTGCGCCTGCACACCGGAGAGCGCCCCTACAAGTGCCAGGTCTGCCAAAGTGCCTACTCCCAGCTCGCTGGACTCCGGGCCCACCAGAAGAGCGCAAGGCACCGACCTCCCAATGCCTCCCTGCAGTCTCACTCCCCAGCCTTGCCcgggccccaccctgcctccctgGCACATCACATACCTACAATGGTGCTGTGA